One stretch of Cyanobium sp. Tous-M-B4 DNA includes these proteins:
- a CDS encoding carbohydrate porin — MSGAARSSKRLLAPLLLLATNWLLPYSVLAEPAPTASWLDLDFNLQAQPLANPSGGDRQGASWMQQLTLGATFSSGLAKEQQQWQEADHWRTNLQLMLFSGDANYAKSLGAAFPLQSTAHPTGLWLTEASVERQPGQGGIGIKAGVFSLNPGFVSAPVLDAYVHSALNDTLNLSVDGLPINPYTAPGLQLSWRPEPAGRWGEWHYGAFLLDPEYSLASLFGVNPDQQRLNGHLQVVQWSYERLPGAAAMQKPIRVGDQQINRQLPPPLLQIASGYVDNRSTGNLDGAAMATLTMAAQLPLGLDNRFWLGVNAGFEWDTNPVPLFLGGGWLSQGLVPGRPLDVLALGIGSSRFSPTLSPGQSSETVLELNYSWLVNANLSLQPVLQLILNPDGSNAEPILAAGIGLQLQF, encoded by the coding sequence TTGAGCGGCGCGGCACGATCCTCCAAACGCCTGCTGGCACCCCTACTGCTGCTAGCAACCAATTGGCTGCTGCCGTATTCAGTTTTGGCAGAGCCGGCGCCAACAGCCAGCTGGCTCGACCTCGACTTCAACCTGCAGGCCCAGCCCCTGGCCAACCCCAGCGGTGGCGATCGTCAAGGCGCCAGCTGGATGCAGCAACTCACCTTGGGGGCAACATTCAGCAGCGGGCTGGCCAAGGAGCAGCAGCAGTGGCAAGAAGCCGACCACTGGCGCACCAACCTGCAGTTGATGCTGTTCAGCGGTGATGCCAACTACGCAAAGAGCCTCGGCGCCGCCTTCCCCCTGCAGAGCACGGCCCACCCCACCGGCCTCTGGCTCACCGAAGCCAGCGTGGAGCGCCAGCCAGGCCAGGGAGGCATCGGCATCAAGGCCGGGGTGTTCTCGCTCAATCCCGGTTTCGTCAGTGCACCGGTGCTTGATGCCTACGTGCACTCAGCCCTCAACGACACCCTCAACCTCAGTGTTGACGGGCTGCCAATCAACCCCTACACCGCTCCTGGCCTGCAGCTGAGTTGGCGACCGGAGCCTGCCGGCCGCTGGGGCGAATGGCACTACGGCGCCTTTCTGCTGGATCCCGAATACAGCCTGGCTTCCCTATTCGGCGTCAACCCCGACCAGCAGCGCCTGAACGGCCACCTCCAGGTAGTCCAGTGGAGCTATGAGCGCTTACCGGGAGCGGCGGCGATGCAAAAGCCAATCCGCGTCGGCGACCAGCAAATCAACCGCCAGCTGCCACCGCCCCTCCTACAGATCGCCAGCGGCTACGTCGACAACCGCAGCACTGGCAACCTGGATGGGGCCGCCATGGCCACCCTCACCATGGCGGCGCAGCTGCCACTGGGGCTCGACAACCGCTTCTGGCTGGGCGTAAACGCTGGCTTCGAGTGGGACACCAATCCCGTACCCCTATTTCTCGGTGGGGGCTGGCTCAGTCAGGGGCTAGTGCCAGGCCGCCCCCTCGACGTGCTGGCCCTAGGGATCGGCAGCAGCCGCTTTAGCCCCACCCTCTCGCCTGGCCAAAGCAGTGAAACCGTGCTCGAACTCAACTACAGCTGGCTGGTGAACGCCAACCTCAGTCTTCAGCCGGTGCTGCAGCTGATCCTCAACCCCGATGGCAGCAACGCCGAGCCGATCCTGGCGGCCGGCATCGGCTTGCAGCTGCAGTTTTGA
- a CDS encoding J domain-containing protein yields the protein MGFDPRHWRPSATSPPVTANLEELLAENESLRREVRALRQQLDQQVWSHQQAWSQQQAWSSNRARSRVTSAASHGITPARLERWGAAMASHPRWQELRLGPPAGLRGLVEELRSQWWDPRLELEQELNRRCPGLGSELVEALRGPHCRWRWAVRAAFALYGPRAPEWLEEDPVRVVEELLRRSPGSSGTTSSAADPRQQALALLGLAPGASPAEIRRAYRRLAKNHHPDLGGEVTAFHRLDAAYRLLVG from the coding sequence ATGGGTTTTGATCCCCGCCACTGGCGCCCCTCTGCCACCTCACCTCCGGTTACGGCCAATCTGGAGGAGCTACTGGCCGAAAACGAGAGCCTGCGCCGGGAGGTGCGGGCTCTGAGGCAGCAGTTAGACCAGCAAGTCTGGTCGCACCAGCAAGCCTGGTCGCAACAGCAAGCCTGGTCATCCAATCGGGCCCGCAGCCGTGTCACCTCCGCCGCTTCCCACGGGATCACGCCGGCTCGGCTGGAGCGCTGGGGAGCCGCCATGGCATCCCATCCCCGCTGGCAGGAGCTGCGCCTGGGGCCGCCCGCTGGTTTGCGGGGTTTGGTGGAGGAGTTGCGTAGCCAGTGGTGGGATCCGCGACTCGAGCTGGAACAGGAGCTAAACCGCCGCTGCCCCGGCCTGGGCTCTGAGCTGGTTGAGGCCTTGCGGGGACCCCACTGCCGCTGGCGCTGGGCTGTGCGGGCTGCCTTTGCGCTCTATGGTCCGCGCGCTCCAGAGTGGCTGGAGGAGGACCCAGTGCGGGTCGTGGAGGAGTTGCTGCGGCGCAGCCCAGGCAGCTCTGGCACAACCTCCAGCGCAGCTGATCCTCGCCAGCAAGCCCTAGCGCTGTTGGGCTTGGCGCCCGGTGCCAGCCCTGCCGAGATCCGGCGGGCCTACCGGCGACTGGCTAAAAACCACCACCCCGATCTTGGTGGAGAGGTGACGGCCTTCCATCGCCTTGATGCGGCCTATCGATTGCTGGTCGGTTGA